Part of the Clostridium sporogenes genome, ACTATAGGGGTATTATCTTTTGTTATAATTTTTCAGCCAGAAATACGAAGAGCTCTTGAACATATAGGAAGAAGCGCATTTACGGACAAACATTTGCTACAGGATGAAGAAATAATGGGTAAAGTCATAGATAGTATTATAGTAGCAGTAGATAATCTTTCAAAAAGTAGGACAGGAGCGTTAATAGTTATTGAACAATTTACTGGATTAGGAGAAATAATAAATACAGGAACTAAATTAGATGCTATGGTATCATCAGCACTATTAGAAAATATATTCGTTGTAAATACTCCATTACATGATGGAGCTACAATTATAAGAAATGATAGAATAATATCTGCAGGATGTTTTCTACCCTTAACCCAAAATACAGATATAAATAAAAAATTAGGCACGAGACATAGAGCTGCTATAGGTATATCAGAGAATTCAGATTCTATAACTATAGTAGTGTCTGAAGAAACAGGAATGATTTCTTTAGCTGTTAATGGGCAATTAACAAGAGGATATGATAAAGAAAAATTAAAGGATATTATGATAAAAATCATAAAAAAAGGATTTGATGAAGACAGTACTTTTAGGGGGCAGGTGGTAGAATGGGCAAAAAAAGTAAAACAGAAAATATAATAGTGAGAATTTGTTGTATAATAGCTTCTTTTGCTTTGTGGTTATATATATTTAATATAGAAAATCCAATAAAAGAACAAAAAATAACAGTTCCCGTTAATATAGTAAATAAGGAAAGTATGAATGAACTTGAATTAGCTTTGATGCCAAAAGAGGTTAATACAGTTACATTGATAATAAAAGGAAATGTAAAAGACATTTATTCCGTAAAAGCAGAAGACTTTAAAGTAGAAGCAGACTTAAATTCTTTTGGTTTAAAGAAAGGTGAAAATAAAATACCTGTTAAGGTAAAGAAAAGTCCTGGTAGCATTAAGATAGTAAATGAGGAAAATTTATGGACTAAAATTACTTTAGATAAGTTAAAATCTAAGACAGTACCAATTAAAATAAAAGTAACAGGTACTCCTAAAGATGGATATGCAGCTTTAAATCCAATCATAAAGGAAGAAGCAGCTACTATCTATGGGACAGAGACTTATATTAACAAAGTAAAAGAGGTAGTAGGAAAGTGTAACATAGAGGGAAAATCTTCAGAAATAAAAACGAATATATCTCTTCAAGCAAAAACATATGACGGAGATATAATAAATGAGGTTTCAGTAGAACCATCTAAAGTGTATGTGAAGATACCTTTAACAAGAATTAAAAGAGTACCAGTAAATAGGAGACTTAGTGAAGATATATCAAATAATAAAAATATAGAATCTATAACGCCATTACAAAGTGAAGTTGAAATTTCTGGAGAAGAAGAAGTTATACAAAATATAAAATATATAGATACAGAGATGATAAATATTAATTCTATAAAAATAGGACAGGAAAATATAGAAAGTAATTTGGTAGTACCAAAAGGAGTTATATTAGTAAGCGGTAATAATACTATAAAACTTAAAGTTAAATTTAAAGTTATAGAAGACAAAAAGGAAGATGAAAAGAATAAAGATAAAGAAGAAAATAAAGAAGATAAAATAATTGAGAAGAAAGCTACAAAAGATATTAATATTATAAATGAGCCTAAGGATAAAGAAGTTTTATTGAGCCAATCTAATGTAACTATAAACATGAAAGGCAATAAAGATGTTATAGATAAGATAAATGTAGATAATATAAAGTGCTATGTAGATTTAAAAAATGTTAATTTAGGAGAAAACATAGTAAAAGTTATTGTAGATATGGGGGATAATAAAATAGATTATAGTGTTAATTTAGACAGTATAAAAGTAACAGTAAAGGAAAAGCAGGAGGAATAGTATGCCATTAAGAATTAATAATGTGACTTTAGAAATAGATGAGGATTTAAGTTTATTAAGAAATAAAGTTTGTGAAAAATTAAATATATCTTCAAAGTATATAAAAGACTTTAAAATATTAAGAGAATCAATAGATGCTAGGAGAAATTCTATAAAGTTTAATTATTCGGTTGAAGTGTTCTGTGAAGATGAGAAAAGAATAATGAAAAATATAAAAGATAAAAGTATAACTTTTCAAGATGCTGAATATGAAGAAAAAATAGTATTTGGAACTAAAAAGATGAAGGAAAGACCAGTTATAGTAGGTATGGGACCAACAGGCATGTTTGCCGGTCTTATGCTAGCTAAAAATGGATACAGGCCTATAGTTATAGAAAGAGGAGAAGCTATAGAAGAAAGAAGTAAAACCGTAGAGAGATTTTGGAACACAGGAGCTTTAAATATAGAATCTAATGTACAATTTGGAGAAGGGGGGGCAGGTACTTTTTCTGATGGAAAGTTAACTACTAGAATAAAGGATAAAAGATGCTCTTTTATATTAGAAGAAATGGTTAAAGCAGGAGCTCCCAAGGAAATAATATATTCTGGTAAACCTCATATTGGAACAGATATATTAAAAAATGTAGTTAAAAATATAAGGAACACTATAAATTCTCTAGGAGGAGAAATAAGATTTAATAGTAAATTAGAAAATGTAATAATTGAAGATGGAAAGGTAAATGCTATTATAGTAAATAAAGAAGGGATTCCTTGTGAAAATTTAATATTAGCTATAGGTCATAGTTCTAGAGATACTTATGAAATGCTTTATAAAAACAATATTTTTATGGAAAGTAAGGCTTTTGCCATAGGAGTTAGAGTAGAGCATCTAAGGGAAATGATAGATAAAAATCAATATGGAAAATATGCAGGTCATCCTAGACTTAAAGCGGCAGATTATAGATTAACTTATACAACTAAAAATAGTAATAGATCAGTGTATAGTTTTTGTATGTGTCCTGGCGGTGAGGTAGTTGCGGCAGCTTCTGAAGAGGGTCTGTTAGTTACCAATGGTATGAGCTATTATTCAAGAGACAAAGATAACTCAAATTCAGCTATAGTTGTATCTGTAACACCTGAAGACTTTGAAGGGAACACACCTTTAAAGGGAATGGAGTTCCAAAGACACTATGAAAGACTAGCTTATAAATTAGGTGGAGAAAATTATAATGCTCCAGTACAGTTGATAGAAGATTTTTTAAAGGATAAAAATTCATCTAAATTAGGAGCAGTAAAACCATCCTACAAACCAGGATATGAATTTAAGAATATATCAGAATGTTTACCAAATTATGTAGTAGATTCATTAAAAGAAGGTTTTTCTAGCTTTGATAATAAAATAAAAGGATTTGCTAGCAATGATGCTATTTTAACAGGAATAGAAACTAGAACATCAGCTCCAGTGAGAATTACTAGAAATGAAAATTTAGAAAGCATATCTTTGAAAGGGTTATATCCAGCGGGAGAAGGTGCTGGATATGCGGGAGGCATAATCTCTGCAGCGGTAGATGGAGTGAAGGTTGCTGAAAATATAATAAAGACATATAGTTCGTTAAAATAAAAACTTTTAAAAAAATATTGCGTTGTTCATAAATTTTGATAAAATATAAGTTAAAGAATAGTATAAGCTAAAGAATAATATAAATATGGGAGATTTAAAATGAGTGATAATGATCTTATATTAGTAATTAATCCAGGATCTACATCTACTAAAATTGCTTTATTTAATAAAGAAAATCCTATAATTACAGATAATTTATTTCATTCACTAGAGGAAATAAATAAGTATGATTCAATATATGAACAAAAAGGTATGAGAGAAAAAATAATAATGGAATGGCTGGAAGAAAAGGGTGTAGATTTAAATAGACTTGTTGCTATAGTAGGAAGAGGCGGACTCCTACGCCCTATGCCAGGTGGTACTTATAAGGTAACAAAAAAAATGATGGAAGATTTAAGGATAGGTTATCAAGGACAACATGCTTCTAATCTTGGAGGGATTATAGCCTATGATATTTCTCAAAAATTAAATATACCTTCATTTATAGTGGATCCGGTGGCAGTAGATGAAATATTAGAGGAGGCTAGGATATCTGGCATGCCTGAAATAAAAAGGAGATCTTTAGTTCATGCTTTGAATATAAAGGCTGTAACAAGAAAAGTTTGTAACAAGATTGATAAGGATTTTCTCAATAGTTCCTTTGTAGCAGCACACTTGGGTGGAGGTATATCAGTATGCCCAATTAAAAATGGGAAAATATTAGATGTAAATAATGCTAATGAAGAAGGGCCATTTTCTCCAGAAAGGACAGGGAGTTTACCTGTAAGAGACTTAATAAAAATGGCTTATAGCAGTAAGTATACTTACAAAGAGTTAAAGAAAAAAATTATGGGTAAAGGTGGACTAATAGCATATCTAGATACAAATGATGGAAGAGTTGTAGATAGAATAATCGAGGAAGGTAATAAAAAAGCTGAACTTATTTTAGAAGCTATGGCTTATCAAATTGCCAAAGAAATAGGTTCTATGGCTACAGTATTAAAAGGCAATGTAGACGCCATAATTCTTACAGGGGGATTAGCTTATAATAAAAGATTAACTACTTGGATAAAAGAAAGAGTTGAATTTATATCTCCAATTGAATTGGTACCTGGAGAAGAGGAGATGTTAGCTTTAGTTGAAGGGGCAATAAGAATTTTAAATAAAGAAGAAAGTGCTAAAATTTACGAAGAAGAGGTGTGTTTTAATGATTAAAAGTTTTGATGAAATACTACAAAAGGCTAAGATCCAAGAAAAAGGAACCGTATCTGTAGCGGTGGCTCAAGATAAGCATGTATTAGAAGCTATAAAAGATGCTAAAGAACAAGGTCTTGTTAATGCAATACTTGTAGGAAATTTAGAAAAAATCAAAGAAATAGCAAAAGAAATAGGAATGGATCTAGCAGATTATGAGATAGTAAATGAAAACGATGACAGGAAAGCTGCTTTAAAAGCTGTTGAAATAGTTTCATCAGGAAAAGCAGATATGGTTATGAAAGGTTTAATAGATACAGCAAATTTTTTAAGAGCTGTTTTAAACAAAGAGATAGGATTAAGAACAGGAAAAATAATGTCTCATATTGCAGTATTTGAGGTAAAAAAATTAGAAAAATTAGTAATGATTACAGATTCAGCTTTTAATATGTATCCAGGATTGGAAGAAAAAATTGATATAGTTAAAAATGCAGTTACGGTAGCACATGCAATTGGTATTGAAAATCCAAAAGTTGCTCCTATTTGTGCAGTAGAGGTGGTTAATCCTAAAATGCCAGCTACACTAGATGCAGCTACACTTTCTAAAATGAATGATAGAGGACAAATAAAGGGATGCATAATTGATGGACCATTAGCCTTAGATAATGCTATATCAGAAGAAGCTGCAGCTCATAAAGGAATAGATAGCCCAGTAGCAGGTAATGCTAACATATTTTTAATGCCAAATATAGAAGCAGGAAATGTGATGTATAAGACATTAACTTATGCAGCAGATTGCAAGAATGGTGGATTATTAGTAGGAACATCCGCACCAGTTGTATTAACTTCAAGAAGTGATAGTCATGAATCAAAACTAAATGCAATAGCTTTAGCAGCATTAGTTGCTAGCCAACTAAAAAAATAAATATCTTAAATTTAGGGAGGAATTCAAAATGGGTTACAAATTGCTAATAATTAATCCCGGATCAACATCAACTAAAATAGGAGTATATGAAGATGAAAATCAAATACTAGAAGAAACATTAAGACATTCTTCACAAGAAATTGAAAGCTATAAAACTATATTTGATCAATTTGAATTTAGAAAAGAAGTTATATTAAATGTTTTGAAAGAGAAAAATTTTGATGTAAATGAATTAGATGCTATTGTAGGTAGAGGTGGACTTTTAAAACCTATTGAGGGTGGAACATACAGAGTAAATGACGCCATGATTGAAGATTTAAAAATGGGAGTTCAAGGACAACATGCATCTAATCTTGGAGGAATAATAGCTAATGAAATAGGAAAAAATCTTAACATACCTGCATTTATAGTAGATCCTGTAGTTGTTGATGAAATGAAGGATATAGCAAGAATATCAGGTATGCCTGAAATAAAAAGAAAAAGTATATTTCATGCATTAAATCAAAAGGCAGTTGCTAAAAGATACGCAAAAGAAAACAATAAAAAATATGAGGAGCTTAATTTAATAGTCACACATATGGGTGGAGGAGCTTCCGTAGGAACTCACGAAAAAGGAAAGGTAGTAGATGTAAATAATGCTTTAGATGGAGAAGGACCATTTTCACCAGAAAGAACAGGCGGTCTTCCAGTAGGAGATTTAGTGAAATTATGCTACAGTGGTAAGTACACTTATGAAGAAATGAAAAAGAAGATAAGCGGCAAAGGCGGAGTAGTAGCATATTTAAATACAAATGATTTTAGAGAAGTTGAAGAAAGAGCTGAAAAAGGAGATAAAGATGCAAAATTAATTGTTGATGCATTTGTATTTCAAATAGCAAAAGAGATAGGAAAAAATGCCGCTGTTTTATGTGGAAAAGTAGACGCAATATTATTAACAGGAGGAATAGCATATAGTAAAGTTATATGTGAAGGTATAAAAGAAATGGTATCTTTTATAGCGCCAGTAGTTAGATTCCCAGGAGAAGATGAGTTATTAGCATTAACTCAAGGTGGATTAAGAGTATTAAAAGGAGAAGAAGAGGCTAAAGAATATAAATAATGTAGAACTTTAATATATGATATAAATAGAATAATTAGTAAAATAAAGAAATTTTTTTATGATAAAATTATAACAATTAAAAAAAAGAGAAAATTACTTTACAACTATAAGGATTTTTGTGATATAATGAAGTTACAAATTCATCTATAAATTTACTTAAAGATGAAAAATGAAAGAGCTATTTCATGTAGTGTGAAAAAAATTTTTACTATATGTGAAAAGGGTTTCATTCTATGAAAATGCTCTGTTTTGGAGTGATTAAAATGAGTAGAATAAATATTTTCACAGGACATTTTGGTAGTGGAAAAACAGAAATTGCCATAAATTATGCTATGAAGTTAGCTGAGGAAGGCAAAAAGGTAGCTTTAGTAGACATAGATATTGTAAATCCATATTTCTGCTCAAGAAGTCTAAAGGAAGAGTTTGATAAATTAGGAATAAGAGTAATAGCTTCTGACTCTAAACTTATGAATGCAGAATTAATGGTTGTACCTGGTGAAGTTATGGCAGTATTCAATGATAAAAGTTATGAGGTTGTTATGGATATAGGTGGTGATGATCAAGGAGCAACAGTGCTTGGTCAATATAACAAATATTTTAATGAAGAAGATTATGATATGTATTTTGTAGTTAATAATAATAGACCACTTACATCTAATGAAAAAGAAACAGAAGATTATATAAAATCTATAGAAATTTCATCTAGATTAAAAGTTAAATATCTTATATCAAATACAAATCTTTCATATGAAACCACAGTAGATCACATATTAAAGGGTGATGAGATAGTCTTAGAACTTTCTAAAAAGACTGGTCTTCCCTATAAATATATTGTGTGTAGAAAAGATTTTGTAGATGATATAAAAGGTAAGGTTCATGGAGAAATATTTCCAATAGATATATACATGAAACCACCTTGGAGGTAATTTTTATTCAAAATTGTCAAAATCTTAAAATTTATCAATAAATAAAAACTGAATAAAGACTTGTAAGGCATTCTTATTAAAAACTTAAGGAGGGGTTATAATGCCAAAAGTAATATTTAGGGAAGAAAGATGTAAGGGCTGTGGCCACTGCATCCAAGTGTGTCCTAAAAAAATAATTAGCTTTTCAGAAAAACTAAATGTAAAAGGTTATAATGCAGCCACAATAGTTGATGAAAAGAAAGATGATTGTATAGCTTGTGCATCATGTGCAAGAATATGCCCAGATTGTGTAATAACAGTAGAAAAGTAAGAAGGAGGGGTTATAATGGGTGAAAAAGTTTTAATGAAGGGTAATGAAGCTATAGGCGAAGCTGCAATCCAAGCAGGATGTGAATGTTTCTTTGGGTATCCAATTACTCCACAAACAGAAGTAGCAGCTTATATGTCAAAGAAAATGCCTAAAATAGGAAAGACATTTGTTCAAGCAGAAAGTGAAATATCAGCTGTAAATATGGTGTATGGTGCAGCAGGAACAGGAATTAGATGTATGACTTCTTCAAGTTCACCAGGAATAAGTTTAAAATCAGAAGGACTTTCATATATAGCAGCAGCAGAACTACCATGTGTTATAATAAACATCGTTAGAGGAGGTCCAGGATTAGGAAGTATTCAGCCAGCACAATCAGATTATTTCCAAGCAACAAAAGCAAGTGGACACGGTGATTTTAATATGCCGGTATTTGCACCTGCTTCTATACAAGAAATGGTTGACTTAATACAAAATGCCTTCGATGTAGCTGATACATACAGGACACCTTGTATGGTTATGGGAGATGGTATGCTTGGACAAATGATGGAACCTGTTGAATTTAAAGAAAGATCATCTAAAGAACTTCCAGCAAAAGATTGGGCAGCTAATGGGTTACATGGAAGAAAAGAGCATAATATAATAAACTCCTTATATTTACAACCAGAAATATTAGAACAACATAACATTCATTTACAAAATAAATATGCTAAGATAAAAGAAGATGAAGTTAGATATGAGTTATATAACTGTGATAAAGAATGCGATTTAATATTAGTTGCATATGGAACAACTTCAAGAATATGCAAAAATGTTGTAAAAATGGCTAAAGAAGAAGGTATGACATTAGGACTAATAAGACCTATAACAATATGGCCTTTCCCATTTGAAGCATTTGAAAAAACTGTAGACCTTACTAAACATGGATATCTATCTGTAGAAATGAGCTGCGGACAAATGGTTTATGATGTTAAATTAGCATCTAATGGAAGAAAGCCAGTAGATTTTTATGGAAGAACAGGTGGAATGGTTCCAGATCCATCAGATATCCTAGAGAAAGTTAAATCTATAGTAGGAGGTGCTAGATAATGGCTATAGTATATCAACCACCTAAAGCATTAATGGACGTTCCTACACATTATTGTCCAGGATGTACTCATGGTGTAATTCATAAATTAGTTGGAGAAGTAATTGATGAACTTGGAGTATTAGATAAAACAATAGGTGTTGCTCCAGTTGGATGTTCAGTTTTAGCATATAACTATTTTGCCTGTGATATGTTTGAGGCTGCTCATGGTAGAGCACCAGCAGTTGCAACAGGTATAAAGAGAGCTAATCCAGATTCAGTAGTATTTACTTATCAAGGAGATGGGGACTTAGCTGCAATAGGTACAGCTGAAATAGTTCACATTGCAACTAGAGGAGAAAATATTACAACAATATTTGTAAATAACTGTATATATGGAATGACAGGTGGACAGATGGCACCTACTACATTACCAGGCCAAGTAACAGAAACAACACCTTATGGAAGAGATACAAGTTATGCAGGATTCCCAATAAGAGTATCAGAAATGATATCTACTCTAACTGGAGCTTGCTATGTAGAAAGAGTAGCTGTAAATACAGTTCCAAATATATTAAAAGCTAAAAAGGCAATAAAGAAAGCTTTCCAAAATCAAATAGATAAAAAAGGATTTTCTTTAGTTGAAGTATTGTCAATATGCCCAACTAACTGGGGATTAACTCCTCAAGAATCAATGGACTGGTTAAGAGAAAACATGATCCCATACTATCCTCTTGGCGTTAAGAAGGATACAACTGAGGAGGTGAAATAATATGGCATCACAACAAATTATATTTGCAGGTTTTGGAGGCCAAGGTATATTATCAATGGGTAAATTTTTAGCTTATGCAGGAATGGACTCAAATATGGAAGTTTCATGGTTACCATCTTACGGACCAGAAATGAGAGGTGGTACAGCTAACTGTTCTGTAGTTTTATCTGATACGCCAGTTGGATCACCAATAGTAACTAAACCAGATACAGTAGTAGTAATGAATAGACCTTCTTTAGATAAATTTGAAGATATGGTAGCACCAGGTGGATTAATAATATTGGATTCTGACTTAGTTGATAGAATGCCAAAAAGAGATGACATAAAAGTTATAGCTATACCAGCTCAATCTGAAGCGGATAAAATAAGTAGTAAAAAAATAGCTAATATGATTCTTTTAGGAGCTCTTGTAAAACAAACAGGAATAGTTACTATGGATGAGATAACAGCATCATTAAAAGACCATGGTAAGGAAAAATTCTTTGAATTAAACAAAGAAGCCCTTAAAGCTGGAGAGGAATACGTAAAATAATAAATTAAATATTGCCAGTGGAGAAAATATCTTCACTGGCTTTTTATATTTTTGAATGATGTTTCCTATTGTTAGAATTAGTAAACTATAATATAATATCTATGTGTATTTAAAAAATAGGAGTGATGAATTACATGGGTAGAATGTTCGGAACAGATGGAGTTAGAGGAATAGCTAATAAGGAATTAACAGCAGACTTAGCATATAAATTAGGTAAAGCAGGAGCTTTCATATTAACAGAAGGAACACATAGACCTAAGATACTTGTAGGTATGGATACAAGAATATCAGGGGACATGCTAGAGAGTGCTTTAGTAGCAGGTATATTATCTGTAGGAGCAGAAGCCATTTGTGTAGGTGTAATACCAACACCAGCAATAGCTTATTTAACAAGAAAATATAATGCAGATGCAGGAGTTGTTATTTCAGCATCACATAATCCAGTAGAATATAATGGAATAAAGTTTTTTAATAAAAATGGGTACAAATTATCAGATAAATTAGAAGATAATATAGAAGCATTAATAGAAAATAATTTTAAGGATGTTCCAGTTTTAACTGGAGAGAATATAGGAAGAAAAATTGAAGAAGATGGAGAGGCTATAAGAGATTACATAGATTTTGCTAAATCAACTATAAAAGGTGATTTAAAAGGATTAAAAGTAGCTTTAGATTGTGCTAATGGTGCATCATATATAACATCTGTAGAAGCTTTTAAGGAATTAGGAGCAGAAGTTCATGTTATAAACAATAAACCTGATGGTATAAATATAAATAGAAACTCTGGCTCAACACACCCAGAAGATCTTATGGAGTATGTAGTTAAAAATAGTTGCCAAATGGGACTAGCCTTTGATGGAGATGCGGATAGATGTCTAGCCATAGATGAAAAAGGTAACTTGATAAATGGAGATTTTATATTAGCCATTTGTGGTAAGGAATTAAAAAAACAAGGTAAATTAAAGAAAAATACAATAGTAGTTACTGTAATGAGTAATCTTGGATTAGATATAGCTATGAGAAAAGAAGAAATAAATACTATAAAAACGAAAGTTGGAGATAGATATGTCCTAGAGGAAATGCTTAAAAATGACTATGCAATAGGTGGAGAACAATCAGGACATATTATATTCTCAGATTATAATACTACAGGGGATGGACTTGTAACTGCCCTACAATTAGCTCATATTGTAAAAGAAAGTGGTAAGACTTTCTCAGAACTATGTTCTATAATGAAAGAGTTACCACAAGTTTTAGTTAATGCTAAAGTTCCTAATAATCAAAAAGATATTTATTTGAAGGACGAGGAAATAAAATCTGAAATAGATATGATTACAAAAAATTTAGATGGCTCAGGAAGAGTGCTTATAAGACCTTCTGGTACAGAGCCTTTGGTAAGAGTAATGCTTGAAGGAGAAAACCAAGAGGAAATTGATAAATTAGCACATGGCTTAGCTAAATTAATAGAGAAAAAAGTAAAATAATAGGATTAATTTATATTTTTAAAACATAAGGGTAATTTATAATTATTAGGTTAATTATAAATTACCCTTATGTTTTTTATTATAATAAATAAAGTTAAAATAATAAAATATTCAAAAAATAATGAAATAATACAAATTATTTAAAAAATAAAAGAAAAATAGAATAAATGGAGTATAATTCAAAAAAAATAAAGATTATATATTGTTGAAAAAACAATAAAAATGTTATATTATAAATACAACAATAAAACAAAATTTCATTAGATGCACAAATGTGCAAAATTTGTAGATAAAATAACAAAGGGGATTTGATTAATAATCTTCAAATAAAATTGGGAAAGGTTGAAAATGCCTTATGAAGTATGATGATAGAATTTTATATAAGGTTGCACAAATGTACTATATTGATAATATGACACAATCTGAAATCGCAAAACGATTAGGTCAATATAGAACAACTATAAGTAGAATGTTGAAAAAAGCTAGAGAGGAAGGCATCGTTACTATAAATATAAAAAATAACTTCGATAGTTGTTTCCAATTAGAGGATGCCCTAGAAAAAAACTTTAATTTAAAAGAAGCCATAGTTATACCAACAGATGAAGATGAAGTTGAGAGCATTAGACTTAAAAAATTAGGTCAAGCAGGAAGTGAATTTTTAAAAAGAATATTAAAAGATGGTGATATATTAGGCTTTGCTTGGGGAAAATCCGTTGGAGAAGTAGCAAATACATTGAAAGATTGCAAAAATGTATCAGCTAACATAGTACCTTTAGTAGGAGGCCCACCTAGTGATATGGATAATAAATATCATGTTAATACAATAGTTTCTAGAGTTAGTGATGAATTTAAAGCAAAAGGGCATTATTTTTATGCACCAGCAATAACAGCAGAGAAGTCCACAAAGGAAGCTATTATGAGTGATAGTAATTTTAAAGGAATACTGGAGTTATGGGATAAAGTTAATAAGGCTGTTGTAGGAATTGGAGCACCACTTAAAGGTAATAACCTAATTTGGAGTGGATACTTTGGAGACGAAGACATACAGTTGTTAAAAGATGTTGATGCAGTCGGAGATATATGTTCAAGATTTTTCGATATAAATGGAAACATAGTTGATGAAAAGGTAAAAGATAGAATAATAAGTGTGGAATTAGAAAAATTAAAAAAAATGGAATATTCTATAGCTGTAGCAGAATCCTCAGAAAAAGCTTGGTCTATTTTAGGGGCTTTAAATGGAGGCTTTGTAAATGTTTTAATAACTAATAATGAAACAGCAGAAACGGTACTAAACTTACATGAGCAATTTACTAAAAATAAAAAATAAATATAATTTAGAACTTTGAAGGGAGTCTTATAAAATGGAAGGAAAAATGAAAGCAGTAGCTTTACATGCAATTAAGGATTTAAGATATGAGGAAGTAGATATACCTGCTATAGGCGAAGATGACGTATTAGTAAAAGTTAAATATGTTGGTATATGTGGTTCAGATATGCCGAGAGCTATGGTAAGTGGTGCATATCATTACCCAACAATAACAGGACATGAATTTTCAGGAGAAGTAGTTGAAATAGGAAGCAATGTAGGTGATATAAAAATAGGAGAGAGAGTAGCAGTAGCACCATTAATACCATGTGGAGAATGTGAATTCTGCAAAAAAGGCAATTTTGCTTTATGTGAAACTTATGAATTTTTAGGTTCTAGAAATGATGGTGGTTTTGCAGAATATGTTAGAGTTCCAAAAGAAAACGTATTAATACTTCCAGAAGATTTAGATTATGAAACAGCAGCAGGAATAGAACCAGCATCAATATCATACCAAGCAATGAGCAAAACAGGAATAAAAGTTGGTGATACTGTAGCAGTTGTTGGTTGTGGTCCTATAGGACAATTTGCCATTCAATGGGCAAAGATATTTGGTGCATCAAAGGTAATAGCTGTGGATGTTTTAGAGGATAAACTTAACTTAGCTAAAGAATTAGGTGCAGATATTATAGTAAATAGTAAAGAATGCAATGCAGTTGAAAAAGTATTAGAAATTACCAATGGTGGAGTAGAGGCTGTTGTAGAAACTGCAGGAATGAAAATTACAGAAGAACAATCTGTTCTTATGTGTAGAAAACTTGGAAAGGT contains:
- a CDS encoding sugar-binding transcriptional regulator, translated to MKYDDRILYKVAQMYYIDNMTQSEIAKRLGQYRTTISRMLKKAREEGIVTINIKNNFDSCFQLEDALEKNFNLKEAIVIPTDEDEVESIRLKKLGQAGSEFLKRILKDGDILGFAWGKSVGEVANTLKDCKNVSANIVPLVGGPPSDMDNKYHVNTIVSRVSDEFKAKGHYFYAPAITAEKSTKEAIMSDSNFKGILELWDKVNKAVVGIGAPLKGNNLIWSGYFGDEDIQLLKDVDAVGDICSRFFDINGNIVDEKVKDRIISVELEKLKKMEYSIAVAESSEKAWSILGALNGGFVNVLITNNETAETVLNLHEQFTKNKK
- a CDS encoding galactitol-1-phosphate 5-dehydrogenase, encoding MEGKMKAVALHAIKDLRYEEVDIPAIGEDDVLVKVKYVGICGSDMPRAMVSGAYHYPTITGHEFSGEVVEIGSNVGDIKIGERVAVAPLIPCGECEFCKKGNFALCETYEFLGSRNDGGFAEYVRVPKENVLILPEDLDYETAAGIEPASISYQAMSKTGIKVGDTVAVVGCGPIGQFAIQWAKIFGASKVIAVDVLEDKLNLAKELGADIIVNSKECNAVEKVLEITNGGVEAVVETAGMKITEEQSVLMCRKLGKVVFLGISHDELRFSEKTFDRIMRGEITLQGSWNSYAAPFPGIAWRATLDFMEKGQIVFKPMISHKIKLEELPGYFHKMFNKEINYNKVLVEI